The Vicia villosa cultivar HV-30 ecotype Madison, WI linkage group LG1, Vvil1.0, whole genome shotgun sequence genome includes a region encoding these proteins:
- the LOC131645046 gene encoding LOW QUALITY PROTEIN: probable sphingolipid transporter spinster homolog 2 (The sequence of the model RefSeq protein was modified relative to this genomic sequence to represent the inferred CDS: substituted 3 bases at 3 genomic stop codons), whose protein sequence is MILSNIHITHDELLLTLQVTSKALFMEPSIISSTIIPTTSWFTPKRLLGIFCVINLLTYLDRGAIASNGVNGSKGTCTDDAVTCTSGSGIQGDFNLNNFEDGVLSSAFLVGIMVASPIFASLTKSVNPFRLIGVGLSVWTLATLFCGFSFNFWSISVCRMLVGVGEASFVSLAAPFIDDNAPASQKTAWLAVFYMCIPLGYALGYIYGGLVGSHFGWRYAFWIESILMLPFAISGFLMKPLELKGAYISRIDLXXISIIVFHMXTTFGSGLVPTDSIKAEEVPDDKSNSTSSVEMFDEFSRFRTDMKALLLNKVYVINVLGYIGYDFVFGAYSYWGPRAGYHIYHMTNADLVFGGIAMVCGIVGTLAGGFALDFMNNSNTLSNAFKLLSVTTLIGAAFCLGAFLCRNVNGFLALLSIGELFVFATQGPVNYVCLHCVEPSLRPLSMAMLTVAIHLFGDVPSSPLVGLLLDSINNWRTTSLILTTILFPTAGIWFIGIFVHSVDRFEDHSEHQVCTIPLLQEKTDETSTSYSQSQEC, encoded by the exons ATGATACTGTCAAATATTCACATAACACATGATGAGCTACTACTCACTCTGCAAGTAACATCCAAAGCCTTGTTCATGGAGCCATCCATAATATCATCCACCATCATTCCCACAACTTCATGGTTTACACCCAAAAG gttacttggtatattttgtGTGATAAACTTGTTAACCTATTTGGATCGAGGCGCAATAGCTAGCAATGGTGTTAATGGTAGTAAAGGAACATGCACTGATGATGCTGTTACTTGCACTTCTGGTTCAGGAATACA GGGGGACTTTAACTTGAACAATTTCGAAGATGGTGTTTTATCATCTGCTTTTTTGGTAGGAATTATGGTGGCTTCTCCAATATTTGCTTCTCTAACTAAAAG TGTAAATCCATTTAGGCTTATAGGAGTTGGATTGTCGGTTTGGACTCTCGCAACCTTATTTTGTGGTTTTTCTTTTAACTTCTGGTCCATTTCAGTCTGTCGCAT GCTTGTTGGTGTTGGCGAAGCTTCGTTTGTAAGTCTAGCAGCGCCTTTTATCGATGACAATGCCCCGGCTTCTCAG AAAACAGCATGGCTTGCAGTATTTTACATGTGTATACCATTGGGATATGCTCTTGGATATATCTATGGTGGTTTG GTCGGGAGTCATTTTGGTTGGCGTTACGCGTTCTGGATAGAGTCTATATTGATGCTTCCATTTGCTATTTCAGGATTTTTAATGAAGCCTTTAGAGTTGAAAGGTGCGTATATTTCTCGCATCGATTTATAATAAATCTCTATTATTGTTTTTCACATGTAAACTACTTTTGGATCAGGGTTAGTTCCTACCGATTCAATAAAGGCAGAAGAAGTACCAGATGATAAATCCAA TTCTACATCTTCAGTGGAAATGTTTGATGAGTTCTCGAGATTTCGGActgatatgaaagcgcttctgctTAATAAGGTTTATGTTATCAATGTTCTAG GTTACATAGGGTACGACTTTGTCTTCGGTGCATACTCATATTGGGGTCCCAGAGCTGGCTATCATATTTACCACATG ACCAATGCAGATTTGGTATTTGGAGGAATTGCAATGGTATGTGGAATAGTTGGCACATTAGCAGGAGGCTTTGCTCTCGATTTTATGAATAACAGTAACACCTTATCAAATGCATTTAAG CTTCTCTCGGTGACAACACTTATTGGTGCAGCATTCTGTTTAGGTGCATTCTTATGCAGAAATGTGAATGGCTTTCTCGCTCTTTTGTCTATTGGCGAACTCTTTGTTTTCGCCACTCAG GGTCCTGTGAACTATGTATGTCTCCATTGTGTAGAACCAAGTTTGAGGCCTTTATCGATGGCTATGTTAACCGTCGCTATTCATCTCTTCGGAGATGTGCCTTCCTCGCCTCTTGTCGGACTTCTCCTG GATAGTATTAATAACTGGAGAACAACTTCGTTGATCCTAACAACCATATTGTTTCCAACAGCTGGAATATGGTTTATCG GAATATTTGTGCATAGTGTGGATAGATTTGAGGATCATAGTGAGCATCAAGTGTGCACTATACCTTTGCTTCAAGAGAAGACTGATGAAACATCAACATCTTATTCACAATCTCAAGAATGCTGA